A single genomic interval of Astyanax mexicanus isolate ESR-SI-001 chromosome 4, AstMex3_surface, whole genome shotgun sequence harbors:
- the LOC125801410 gene encoding uncharacterized protein LOC125801410 isoform X2, whose translation MRPNCRSVVHYRYPDGLLLRSDFAVCMGTYLRGVLHPNMHCGLLQKKNRMAAGASDEAQNRGNSEYKWTDEDTAELIAWRSANEGLFTGRCNAAQKGFEEFIRMRGLTGSIDPMKIKRKWENLKQKYKQSEDEQSDLLWVAMITVLCCSGTK comes from the exons atgcgaccaaactgcagatctgtagtgcactacaggtacccggatggtctactactccgctccgatttcgcagtgtgcatggggacctatcttcgtggtgtactgcatcccaacatgcattgcggcttgcttcagaaaaaaaacaggatgGCGGCTGGTGCGAGCGATGAAGCGCAGAACAGGGGGAACTCCGAGTATAAAT GGACTGATGAGGACACGGCCGAGTTGATTGCGTGGCGTTCAGCCAACGAAGGGCTGTTTACCGGCAGGTGCAATGCTGCTCAAAAGGGATTTGA GGAATTCATCAGAATGCGTGGCCTGACCGGATCCATAGATCCAatgaaaattaaaagaaaatgggAGAATTTAAAACAAAAGTACAAG CAGAGTGAAGATGAGCAAAGTGATTTGCTGTGGGTAGCAATGATCACCGTTCTTTGCTGCAGCGGGACTAAATGA
- the LOC125801410 gene encoding ensconsin-like isoform X1 encodes MRPNCRSVVHYRYPDGLLLRSDFAVCMGTYLRGVLHPNMHCGLLQKKNRMAAGASDEAQNRGNSEYKWTDEDTAELIAWRSANEGLFTGRCNAAQKGFEEFIRMRGLTGSIDPMKIKRKWENLKQKYKELKAPRTGVSTEGGEATAASWRWYGLMDEALQRRPSINPPLVVDSSAQDVVVASSPSVPLRQSPTPPSKRRRETELLSFLKAMQDRDEERERACLEREERKEREALERENRKERERLEREERKEKEWQEREERRERERREWEERRERESAARENKLLDVLKLLLEKK; translated from the exons atgcgaccaaactgcagatctgtagtgcactacaggtacccggatggtctactactccgctccgatttcgcagtgtgcatggggacctatcttcgtggtgtactgcatcccaacatgcattgcggcttgcttcagaaaaaaaacaggatgGCGGCTGGTGCGAGCGATGAAGCGCAGAACAGGGGGAACTCCGAGTATAAAT GGACTGATGAGGACACGGCCGAGTTGATTGCGTGGCGTTCAGCCAACGAAGGGCTGTTTACCGGCAGGTGCAATGCTGCTCAAAAGGGATTTGA GGAATTCATCAGAATGCGTGGCCTGACCGGATCCATAGATCCAatgaaaattaaaagaaaatgggAGAATTTAAAACAAAAGTACAAG GAGTTGAAGGCCCCCAGGACTGGGGTTAGCACAGAGGGAGGAGAAGCCACTGCAGCATCCTGGAGGTGGTATGGTTTAATGGATGAGGCACTACAGCGGAGGCCTTCTATAAATCCTCCACTTGTAGTGGACTCATCCGCCCAGGATGTTGTAGTGGCTTCCTCTCCCTCGGTGCCCCTGAGACAGTCCCCAACACCTCCATCAAAAAGGAGAAGGGAGACAGAGTTGCTGTCTTTCCTGAAGGCGATGCAGGACAGGGATGAGGAGCGAGAGAGGGCTTGTctggagagagaggaaaggaaagagagagaggcactgGAAAGGgagaacagaaaagaaagagagcgtcttgaaagagaagagaggaaggAGAAAGAATGGCAAGAGCGAGaggaacggagagagagagagaggagggagtgggaggaaagaagagaaagggagagtgcAGCAAGGGAAAATAAGCTGCTTGATGTTCTTAAACTTTTATTAGAGAAGAAATAA
- the LOC125801410 gene encoding uncharacterized protein LOC125801410 isoform X3, with translation MRPNCRSVVHYRYPDGLLLRSDFAVCMGTYLRGVLHPNMHCGLLQKKNRMAAGASDEAQNRGNSEYKWTDEDTAELIAWRSANEGLFTGRCNAAQKGFEEFIRMRGLTGSIDPMKIKRKWENLKQKYKSEDEQSDLLWVAMITVLCCSGTK, from the exons atgcgaccaaactgcagatctgtagtgcactacaggtacccggatggtctactactccgctccgatttcgcagtgtgcatggggacctatcttcgtggtgtactgcatcccaacatgcattgcggcttgcttcagaaaaaaaacaggatgGCGGCTGGTGCGAGCGATGAAGCGCAGAACAGGGGGAACTCCGAGTATAAAT GGACTGATGAGGACACGGCCGAGTTGATTGCGTGGCGTTCAGCCAACGAAGGGCTGTTTACCGGCAGGTGCAATGCTGCTCAAAAGGGATTTGA GGAATTCATCAGAATGCGTGGCCTGACCGGATCCATAGATCCAatgaaaattaaaagaaaatgggAGAATTTAAAACAAAAGTACAAG AGTGAAGATGAGCAAAGTGATTTGCTGTGGGTAGCAATGATCACCGTTCTTTGCTGCAGCGGGACTAAATGA
- the LOC125801347 gene encoding zinc finger protein 271-like, protein MKPSPDMEKHQHSVKSFTKQSTLKIHQRIHTGEKPYHCSDCGKSFNLQSTLKIHQRIHTGEKPYYCTDCEKSFNRKSTLKNHQRIHTGEKPYYCSDCGKSFTNQSKLKNHQRIHTGEKPYHCLDCGLSFTQQSTLKNHQRIHTGEKPYSCSDCGSSFTKQCTLKKHQRIHTGEKPYSCSDCRRSFSEQGHLKKHQRIHTGEKPYYCSYCGRSFTQQSNFKIHQRIHTGEKPYHCSDCRKSFTNHRNLKLHQHIHTGEKPYHCSYCGRSFTTHSDLKKHQRIHTGEKLYHCSDCGKSFTQQGHLKKHQRIHTGEKTITNLSHSN, encoded by the coding sequence atgaagccaagtcccgacatggagaaacatcagcactctgtcaagagttttactaaacagagtactctcaaaatacaccagcgcattcacacaggagagaaaccgtatcactgctcagactgtgggaagagttttaatctacagagtactctgaaaatacaccagcgcattcacacaggagagaaaccgtattactgcacagactgtgagaagagttttaatcgaaagagtactctcaaaaatcaccagcgcattcacacaggagagaaaccgtattactgctcagactgtgggaagagttttactaatcagagtaaactcaaaaatcatcagcgcattcacacaggagagaaaccgtatcactgcttagactgtgggttgagttttactcaacagagtactctcaaaaatcaccagcgcattcacacaggagagaaaccatattcctgctcagactgtgggagtagttttactaaacagtgcactctcaaaaaacaccagcgcattcacacaggagagaaaccatattcctgctcagactgtaggaggagtttttctgaacagggtcatctcaaaaaacaccagcgcattcacacaggagagaaaccgtattactgctcatactgtgggaggagttttactcaacagagtaatttcaaaatacatcagcgcattcacacaggagagaaaccgtatcactgctcagactgtaggaaAAGTTTTACTAATCATAggaatctcaaactgcaccagcacattcacacaggagagaaaccgtatcactgctcatactgtgggaggagttttactacacatagtgatctcaaaaaacaccagcgcattcacacaggagaaaaactgtatcactgctcagactgtgggaagagttttactcaacagggtcatctcaaaaaacaccagcgcattcacactggagagaaaactATCACAAATTTGTCCCACAgcaattaa